Within the Plasmodium relictum strain SGS1 genome assembly, chromosome: 12 genome, the region AgtatagaataaaaaaagaaaaaatgctttttaattattttttttaataaccagatattatgtatattttttttgtacttTTAATATGTATTAACCACTTGGTGTTATCCAGTTTTGTCATTCATACATATAGACACACatttatgaatataattatttttatgattgttataaattctccttttattttataactCACGTAAATATtgaatgtttttttttttttttctttttctcatCTATTTTTCTTAGTGAAGTTGACATGTCAATAAATAAGCTgcaaaatttatataataagtGGAATAATTTACCTGATAAAAATTCTTCGTAATTTTTtccttaaatttttaatatatttttataactttaatattttcttgtaattttttttgatataatgtatttttattttaccatgttctatatatatatataaattatttttagtttAGCAAAAGAGAAATATACTTtgataaaagaagaaataaaatatttaaatgaagataTAAATGATTTGAACAATTCAATAGatattgttaaaaaaaatttatataaatttaatattagtAGTGAAGAAATTGAAAACAGAACTAaatctttaaaaattattcgaAATATTCTAAACgatataacaaataacatAAGCTATAATGTTAACTTAaataacaaatataaaaaaaaaaaaaaaaaatagacaaAAATGTTGACAgtgaatataaatatagtaaattattttttttttttttagactccgaaatataatgataatatgAAGATCGATTATGATAACGTaagttatatttaaaatatatatatacaacaCATCtttgatataaaattaaaataagataaaatttattaatatgaaTTTGTATAtacagaaaaagaaaaataaactaatttttcataattaaatttttttttatttgttacaTTATttgaaacatttttttttcttaggttattttaaaaagacaAGATAACGATTTGGAAGAATTAGCAGAATCCGCAGAAAGGTTGCATCATGCTGCTGTAACTATTAACACAGAATTAAAAGATCAACAAAAGttaatattttactttttcaaaaaaaatttgttcttttattttttcataatacttttttcttttcttttttttttctcttttaaatatataggTTACTTGATGAATTAGAAAATGAAATGGACAAttcaagtaaaaaaaattatgaaattattttaaaacgTCTTTTTTCATAGCAcaagaataaataaatatttcacTGTTATgaaaaatctttttttttcttttccttttctatagatgaaaaaatgaattttgtAACAAAAAAGATTTCAGATTATCTAAAAACTAATAgttagaaattaaaaaaaaaaaaaaaaaaaatgaaccattttaaaaattatatattttttatcctaaaaacatatttgaatagttaattttatatcatatataaaaaaattatagaataTATACTTCTCCATATTACTCCTATTTAAaattagtaatttttttttttttaccaaGATCCGAAGGCTTTATCTTTAATACTTTATTTGTCAATGATagcttttattttattgctTGTTCTTATAgttacataaaattttttttttatgaaaaggagaggaaataaaaaaagccACAAAACTTTAAAACTTTACTATtagattatatatatatatatttttttaagtataagatttaaaataattattgtttttactttttttttttttttttttttgcctCAAACTGTTAAATATTTACTTGTggtattaataaaaacataaaaactatatttgagaaataaaaaaaaagaattataggAAATATaggaataattattttccaAAATAACAAAGTtatgatttattatattttttattttaattaataaaattatattcgtttttattaatttttttgacaTAACAATTAGAAAAAGTGAAGAATTTTCTAAACTTAATTTTACCATAAAAAGTATGCTTAcattatttcaatttttttattgtacacatttttattatattttataaaattttatatatatatatataattaaccATAATAAAAAgaccatatatatatagtttatttcatatttcttaaatttaagaatattattcaattttttaaaagctCTGAATAACTCTAGtgtataaattatttaagaaaattaaacatatgcaaatattattatttctttttttttttatgttaaagtattatatatatgtataatatgCTATAATActtgaatatatttataaacaaatatgaaaatcattttttttttttcttatattgtAATTAAACATTAAGTATTTTTAATCAGTTATTAAATATACaaaactatttttaatttatttaaataaagttttaatgatgactattttttttattagcaCTCTTGTTTTTAAATGcatctttatataaattagggggtcttttattattatgataATTGTAACTATTTGTagtattattgttattattaaaattcttatttttaatgtttatATTTACGTTATTATTAGAATTCTGGTTATGAAAAACTGAAGAAAAATTTCTATTCATATGAGAATTATTGTTTTCGTCTATTATAAGTTTATTTTGGATgtgatttttattttgcaaattatgatattcattataataattaacaTTTGAAAAATTGGAGTTTTTATATACCTTTGTTTTACTTTGCATATAGTTACTAtaatttttagaaatattatttttatcattatatttatttttattatcacttttattattatcatgcataaatttatttttattataatatctaTTGTTGCTTTGAAAACATTTGTTGTCATTACTATAATTATCATCAtaagtaaaattattttctattttaaatttattgttATCGAATTTATTATCTtggaaatatttatttttataactatTATCTTTGGTAAAACATTTATTAGTATCATAAATATTATCTTTTGTTAAATTAATttgattattataattattatttttcataaaattaatttgactactataattattattttttataatattatttttattgttatcGTGATATAAACATTtgtgttttttattttttgtatctatattattattttctaaactACTAAAAggataatttcttttttgcttatatttttgtgaacttttttttaacggatttttatcatatatttctttttgatttttatttctttgttCTTCTGTATTATAAGaactaaatttattataattattattataaaaatcgttataattattatcattattattgtaattattattataaaaatcgttataattattatcattattattattattataattattatcattattattataattattataattattataattattataattattataattataatcattattattattattactatcatTATCATGAATTGAGTTATATTTATTGTTATGCTTTGTTTTATTACTTCTATTAAGATTTTCATTCATATGATTAGAATTTTTTATGGAGTATTTATCTAAACTTGatacaatatttttatcatttttaattttatatttatctatatttacattatttagTTCCCATATATTGTGAGGATTTTTCAAATATACGTAATATGATGGATCTATTTTATTGCTAAATCCTCTTCTAAAATTATAGGAATATTTTCCAAATATATATGGAGGATTTCCACATTTATAATGgttattttttaaacacTTCAAACAGGATATACTTTTAAAtggaatttttatatttttatattcatttagtAAGTTAATACTAGATTTAAATGCGATATACTGAGTTCTTGTATTGTGACACATGCATCCAAATACACatatattacataaaaagcaaaacatatttttacatttaaatCTTAAAAATTCATCTTTCTCACAATCAGCAGAACCACAATGTtgacataaaatttttttatctttatatgattcaactaaaaaatataaatgaaaaaagaaattttcaGAATTTATATATGGAAATCTTACTAaccaattttttattttttctttaaattcttCCATTACTTTATTCAACCTTAAATCAAAAACAGAATTTTCAGTAATCATATttgttacatttttttttgctttcttctttttctttttatttagaaGGTTCATATTTTCACTATTATCATCTTctgtaaaattaaattcttctatctcatttttttttttcatcttatttgtttcttcttctttatctttacttatttttgaattattattcatattttttattcggTCCgtcatttcttttataaataaatcatCATCAATAAAGGTATCTACATTGTCACAATCACTTCTTTCTTTTTCACCTAAAGGCTTTGAATCAATGTAATACCTACTGTTTACTTCGtttagtttattttttttatatttttcttgaGATGAGAATGTaattatttgaataattttatcttttcttAAGCTTAACTTAGAATTCGTATAATCAACATTTGTTTCATTAGATAAATTTtctgaatttttttcttgattatttaaaatatcttcatcttcaaagcatttaagaatatattttcgtattttttttctaatattttcataGTCATCAACTTGCTTATTACTTAATTCGCCTAGTAAAtcaaaattatcatttttatttatatcctTTAATTCAGTTTCTATTATGCTATCATTTTCACTTATATCTTCGCAccctatttttatatattcatggttctcttttgttttatataagCGAACATTTTCATCTCGATTTATATTTATCGTAAATAATTTATCCATCAAgagatatttttattattatatacattcatatatatatatatatatatatatatatatatatatatatatatatatatatatatatatatatatgtatatgtacttttactttttttgtttttattgaTATATTAAAACATAATTCATAGAACAAATAATGTAATTAAAGgcaatattaaaaaaaataaataaataaataaataaaataaaaataaaatatattaaatatattttttttttattcaaaattttttttttttctattttaacaaattatggaaaaaaattaaaaaagcaaaaaaaaaaaaaaaataacataaaatcattttattcaaataagctgtttttatacatttttcATGGAAAGAAATAAtcataaacttttttttatctctttttaaattttaaagaaattaagaaatatatgtgaattatatttaaaaaaaagaattaaatttcATAACTATATtgagaattaaaaaaaaaaaaaaaatatcaccataaatttaaaaaaaacactaaagaaaataatttcactattttaaaaataaactaaaaaaaaattatatttcttaaattataaatgaaatatataacacaattattacttttgttttttctaaattaaaaattttatataaaaaagaaaaattaaaatatatattttgtatttaaataaatacataaaaatgtattttttgtatattttttgttgaaTTATTGGTAATTAAACTTTAATAAGacttaacttttttttatttaatttaaaggtttaaattttttttttttttacacaaagttttttttcaatatttttattgaaacatgttaaaaattaaaaggaattaacttttaaaaataaaaattttaattttttgaatagGATTTTCATAATTAGAAGTATGGTAAAACTTTTAAAAAGTTGCTTAATAggtttataaatataattaatttatgacctttttgaaaaaagaaaaaaaaagaaaaattaatttattactatttctttttttttaaacactTTATTTCATTGTTTATTTAGATTAAGGTAGAAAAAATATGTgcataaaacaaaaaacaataattaacttattaaatattttttttataataaattcatttttttaaagatataaCTAATTAAAAATTGGAAAATTAAACTTCTGATTTCTTAATAGATTTTTATCTGCTTCaatgatatagaaaaaagCATTTAGTAAAACATTtcatcttaaaaaaaatttaatattaaaaaagaaaatattaaaaaaaaatttatataagtgaaaaatatatacgaatatatgaagaattttttttttaatgaaataaagcaaaatagaaatatacaaaaaaaaaaaaaaaaaaaaaaaattattagatatataagaaaaaaggaaCAAAAATAATGTTGTTAAAGAGTgtgaaaaatattaatatgagAATACGGATTATTTGTTAACTGAGTTATTAAtcattttaaatgaaaaaaaaaaaaaaaaaaactaaagaATCGTTATTATATTGGAATACAAACTAGTTATTAATTCTGAAATGTAGAAAtgagaattatttttttgattcaggtttaatattttaagtaGAATAGTTTTTTAgaagtattttttaatatttatatttcagtatattaaaatatatacatatatatatttcttttatatactaataaaaaatgaatattattttttatacaatttttttttttttatatataactaattttaaaaaaacagaTGTCGGATGCgcaaaaatatatgattttaagaaaataaagaatatacaTTCATTTAACTTATTACATGAagagtttaaaaaaaaaaaaacaagtaATTTTAATCATgtattttatcaaaaaaggAATTTTTTACACATCCGAATTCCaaagaaaataaaggaaCTTAATTTGTATAGTAATGATATACAAAATGCAAAAATTAGCAAATtcatagaaaataaaaaaaaaaataaactatattatttaaatatacacaataataataataaatttgtaataaaaaaaaaaaaaaaaaataataatagagtattagaattattttttgaaaaaaagaagttaCTTAAACGATATATGCATAATTTAAAATCGTCAttgttatataaatataaaaacacaaaaattataactaGAACTTTTTTAGCATCTTCTTTAATAATAACAGCACTTAATATATTAGGTTTAAAACCAGAAGATATTGCACTACATagtaaaagaataataagaTC harbors:
- a CDS encoding SNARE protein, putative, which gives rise to MDGKKVDPFYEAKHEVDMSINKLQNLYNKWNNLPDKNSSLAKEKYTLIKEEIKYLNEDINDLNNSIDIVKKNLYKFNISSEEIENRTKSLKIIRNILNDITNNISYNTPKYNDNMKIDYDNVILKRQDNDLEELAESAERLHHAAVTINTELKDQQKLLDELENEMDNSNEKMNFVTKKISDYLKTNNPKALSLILYLSMIAFILLLVLIVT
- a CDS encoding DER1-like protein, putative — its product is MNIIFYTIFFFLYITNFKKTDVGCAKIYDFKKIKNIHSFNLLHEEFKKKKTSNFNHVFYQKRNFLHIRIPKKIKELNLYSNDIQNAKISKFIENKKKNKLYYLNIHNNNNKFVIKKKKKNNNRVLELFFEKKKLLKRYMHNLKSSLLYKYKNTKIITRTFLASSLIITALNILGLKPEDIALHSKRIIRSFEFYRIITSALFYGDISLYVLTNIYMLYTQSQDLEKFLGSSETLSFYLSQIIVLSFICSYLKKPFYSTAILKSLLFLNCMFNPYQKSQLIFGIYIYNIYLPYLSILIDILHAQSLKASLSGVLGVTSGSIYYFLNIYLHEKFNIKIFKIPNSLKNYLDSLNSEELL